GCGCGCCGAACACCTCGACAAAACGGTCGTGGCTTTGCTGCATCTGCGCCGCCGTCCATGCGCGATCTTTCGTGCGCACGTTGTCCTGCCAGTAGACGTGATCCCACGTATGAATGCCGCATTCGAAGCCGGCTTCATGGATCGCGCGCATCTCCGCCGAGGCCTTGGCGCCGATGTCCGGACCGGGCAGCAGCACGCCGTACATCAACTGCTTGACCCCGTAGTGTTCGACCACCGAAGTGCGCGACACTTTCTTCAGAAAGCCCGGCCGCAGCACGCGGCGCATTGCCCAACCGGTGTGGTCGGGCCCGAGGCTGAAGAGGAAGGTGGCGCGCGCCTTGAAGCGGTCGAAAATGCGTGCGAGGTTCGGCACGCCTTCGCGGGTGCCGCGCAGCGTGTCGACGTCGATCTTCAGGACGATGCGAGCCAAGGATCAGCCCTTATTGCTGTTCGACGAGCGCGCGCGCTTCGCCGACGTGGCCGCGATACGCTTCGAAAATCTTGCGCAGTGCTTCGTCGAAGGTCGACTTCGGTGCCCAGTCGAGTTCCTGCATCGTGTTGTCGATCTTCGGCACGCGGTTCTGCACGTCCTGATAGCCCGCGCCGTAGTACGCGCCCGACGAGGTTTCGACCAGTTGCACCTGCTTGGCCGTTTCCGCGTATTCCGGGAATTCGGCGGCGAGCGTCAGCATCTTGTGCGCGAGTTCACGCACCGAGAAATTGTTGGTCGGGTTGCCGATGTTGTAGATCTTGCCCGTGGCGATGCCGTCCTTGTTCTCGATGATCTTCATCAGCGCGCCGATGCCGTCGTCGATATCCGTGAACGCACGCTTTTGCGCGCCGCCGTCCACGAGGCTGATGTTCTCGCCGCGCACGATATGGCCGAGGAACTGCGTGACCACGCGCGAGCTGCCTTCCTTCGGCGTGTAGATCGAGTCGAGGCCCGGGCCGATCCAGTTGAACGGACGGAACAGCGTGAAGTTCAGGCCTTCCATGCCGTAACCCCAGATCACGCGGTCCATCAACTGCTTGGAGCAGGCGTAGATCCAGCGCGGCTTGTTGATCGGGCCGTACGTCAGTTGCGATTCTTCCGGATCGAACTGCTCGTCCGTGCACATGCCGTAGACCTCGGAGGTGGACGGAAACACGAGGTGCTTGCCGTACTTGACGGCCGAACGCACGATCGGCAGGTTCGCCTCGAAATCCAGTTCGAACACGCGCAGCGGCTGCTTCACGTACGTGGCGGGCGTGGCGATCGCGACCAGCGGCAGGATCACATCGCACTTCTTGACGTGATATTCGACCCACTCCTTGTTGATCGTAATGTCGCCTTCGAAGAAGTGCATCCGTTCATGATTGATGAGGTCGCCCAGACGTTCGGTCTGCATGTCCATCCCGAACACTTCCCAGTCGGTCGTTTCGAGAATGCGCTTGGACAGGTGATGGCCGATGAAGCCGTTCACACCCAGAATCAGGACTTTTTTCATTGATGACGGGGAGTTTGGATGAGCTGGGCAAATTCGGCCGGAGTGACGACAGCCTCGCTGCCGTCGTGCTGGTGCCGCAATTCGTGGATGGCGATCGCGCGGCCGTCGCCGCATATCGCGAAAACGGCATTATCGCTTACGTGCAGGCCCGGGGGCAAATCCGAACGAAGCGCGCCGGGCGCGGCCAGCCGCGCGCGCGTGACGATGAAACGCCGCTCGCCGAGGTCCGTAAAAGCGCCGGGATAGGGCGGCGCGACCGCGCGGATCAGGTTGTAGACCTGCTGCGCCGATTGCGTCCAGTCGATGCGGCCGTCTTCCGGCTTGCGTCCGCCGTAGTAGCTGCCGTGCGCGAGATCGTTCGGCAGACGCGGCGCCTCGCCCGCCAGCAGGGACGGCAGCACGCGCCACAGCGTTTGCTCGGCGGCCACCGTGACCTTGTCGAACACTTGCGCGGCGGTGTCGTCGGGCAGGATCGGCACCGGCGTTTGCGCGAGGATCGCGCCCGCGTCCGGCTTGGCGGCCATTTCGTGCAGCGTCGCGCCGGTTTCCGTTTCGCCGTGAATCACCGCCCAGTTGGTCGGCACACGGCCACGGTATTTCGGCAGCAGCGAGCCGTGCATGTTGTAAGCGCCCCGTGCGGCGAGCGCCAGCACGTCGACCGGCAGCATGTGACGGTAGTAGAACGAGAAGATGAAGTCCGGATGCGCGGCGCTCACCGCGGCGCGCAGTTCGGGGCTCTTCGGATCGTTCGGCGTGACGACCGGAATGCCGTGCTCGGCCGCGACCGAGGCGACGCTGCCGAACCAGATGTTTTCGGTCGGGCTGTCTTCGTGCGTGACAACGAGCGCCACGTCCACGCCGCGCGCGAGCAGCACCTGCAGGCAGCGCACGCCGACGTTGTGATACGCGAATACGACAGCGCGTGGCTTCATGGATTCGGGCCCTGATCGAGGAGCGGCGCGGCCTGCACGGCCTGCACGACGGCCTGGCGCGGCGCTTCGGTCACGGTCGTGCCGTCGCGCTGTTCGAGAATGGTCTGCACGAGGTAGCGCGGACGCGCGCGCACCTGCTGATAGATCCGGCCGATATATTCGCCGAGCAGGCCGAGCGCGAAGATGATCACGCCGAGCAGGAAGAAGGTGATAGCGAACAGCGTGAACACACCTTGCACTTCCGCGCCGATGATGAAGCGCCGAATCAGCAGCAGCACGAACAGCGCCGCGGAGCCGAGCGACAGGATCACGCCGATGAACGACAGCCATTGCAGCGGCACGACCGAGAAGCCGGTCACGAGATCGAAGTTCAGGCGGATCAGCGAATACAGCGAGTACTTCGATTCGCCGGCAAAACGCTCCTCGTGCGCGACCTCGATTTCGACCGGATTCTGCGCGAAGGTGTAGGCGAGCGCCGGGATGAACGTGTTGATTTCGCCGCAGCGATTGATCGTGTCGATGATGTGCCGGCTGTATGCGCGCAGCATGCAGCCCTGGTCGGTCATCTTGATGCGGGTGATGCGCTCGCGCAGCCGGTTCATCGCGCGCGACGCCTTGCGGCGCCACAGGCTGTCCTGGCGTTGCAGGCGAATCGTGCCGACATAGTCGTAGCCTTCGCGCATCTTGTTGACCAGCTTGCTGATTTCTTCCGGCGGATTCTGCAGGTCGGCGTCGAGCGTGATGACGATCTCGCCGCGCGATTGCTCGA
The nucleotide sequence above comes from Paraburkholderia aromaticivorans. Encoded proteins:
- a CDS encoding bifunctional UDP-4-keto-pentose/UDP-xylose synthase; the encoded protein is MKKVLILGVNGFIGHHLSKRILETTDWEVFGMDMQTERLGDLINHERMHFFEGDITINKEWVEYHVKKCDVILPLVAIATPATYVKQPLRVFELDFEANLPIVRSAVKYGKHLVFPSTSEVYGMCTDEQFDPEESQLTYGPINKPRWIYACSKQLMDRVIWGYGMEGLNFTLFRPFNWIGPGLDSIYTPKEGSSRVVTQFLGHIVRGENISLVDGGAQKRAFTDIDDGIGALMKIIENKDGIATGKIYNIGNPTNNFSVRELAHKMLTLAAEFPEYAETAKQVQLVETSSGAYYGAGYQDVQNRVPKIDNTMQELDWAPKSTFDEALRKIFEAYRGHVGEARALVEQQ
- a CDS encoding formyltransferase is translated as MKPRAVVFAYHNVGVRCLQVLLARGVDVALVVTHEDSPTENIWFGSVASVAAEHGIPVVTPNDPKSPELRAAVSAAHPDFIFSFYYRHMLPVDVLALAARGAYNMHGSLLPKYRGRVPTNWAVIHGETETGATLHEMAAKPDAGAILAQTPVPILPDDTAAQVFDKVTVAAEQTLWRVLPSLLAGEAPRLPNDLAHGSYYGGRKPEDGRIDWTQSAQQVYNLIRAVAPPYPGAFTDLGERRFIVTRARLAAPGALRSDLPPGLHVSDNAVFAICGDGRAIAIHELRHQHDGSEAVVTPAEFAQLIQTPRHQ
- a CDS encoding glycosyltransferase; its protein translation is MIYSEHRAAAPEVSVIVPVYNEEAGLAALFARLYPALDALGTGYEVIFINDGSRDKSAALLAEQFRARPDTTRVILLNGNYGQHMAILAGFEQSRGEIVITLDADLQNPPEEISKLVNKMREGYDYVGTIRLQRQDSLWRRKASRAMNRLRERITRIKMTDQGCMLRAYSRHIIDTINRCGEINTFIPALAYTFAQNPVEIEVAHEERFAGESKYSLYSLIRLNFDLVTGFSVVPLQWLSFIGVILSLGSAALFVLLLIRRFIIGAEVQGVFTLFAITFFLLGVIIFALGLLGEYIGRIYQQVRARPRYLVQTILEQRDGTTVTEAPRQAVVQAVQAAPLLDQGPNP